The following proteins come from a genomic window of Alicyclobacillus dauci:
- a CDS encoding oligosaccharide flippase family protein, producing MRLGGMSSDSYSERFLKAVVIIGSSSLISMILGVIVSKFRAIILGPSGLGIISISSGFIGVVSTLSLFGMDVLIVQDNNQTVNYKRALNIVTIWFIMILLVLATLYIVDKRALFQFNGLNPIDWFLLTLAAFLSSLATLQVAITSRQRNLKQLANQGMFSALGASCVSVLIILVMREKGIVLSIVLGTLCNLLVVYLVGNSRNLWSKHSPHEKRKNIGRELTDGAILTTTRFVEAGVQWLIPILVAYNYGVTTTGFFQCAIIISTTYLGLLNNVMSQEFFPSITQMPISNIDKIEERCNEQQLFITLISVPVILIVLGFSPYGINVIFSSAFLPAVTILKWQLVADILKFASWSYGYLILAKASRGYYAATHLTWSFSYLFAAIVFPRFLGLEGYGIAILFAFLVHYLMVVIVVYLKFKARVTLNNSIILALCVVYSAFMALVVDDKRVSLANSLLSISGAFITILFLVLNNKTRKRFFSLVYRR from the coding sequence ATGAGGTTAGGAGGAATGTCGTCTGATTCTTACTCAGAACGATTCTTGAAGGCCGTAGTCATTATTGGTAGTTCCTCTCTTATTTCTATGATACTTGGCGTTATCGTGTCAAAGTTCAGAGCAATTATTCTTGGACCGAGCGGACTTGGAATTATTTCTATTTCATCAGGTTTTATAGGTGTGGTTAGTACGTTGTCCTTGTTTGGTATGGATGTGTTAATCGTACAAGATAATAACCAAACAGTGAATTACAAGCGGGCATTAAATATCGTTACTATATGGTTTATTATGATTTTGTTGGTATTAGCAACTTTATACATAGTCGATAAGAGAGCTTTATTCCAATTTAATGGATTAAATCCAATAGATTGGTTTTTACTTACTCTAGCCGCATTCCTATCATCTCTGGCTACTTTGCAAGTAGCAATAACATCACGACAAAGGAATTTGAAACAATTAGCAAATCAAGGGATGTTTTCTGCTTTAGGAGCTAGTTGTGTTTCTGTTCTCATTATTTTGGTAATGCGTGAGAAGGGAATAGTTCTTTCAATCGTTTTGGGTACTCTATGCAATCTACTAGTTGTGTACCTAGTTGGCAACTCTCGAAATCTATGGAGCAAACATAGCCCACACGAGAAAAGAAAAAATATTGGTAGGGAGTTGACGGATGGGGCCATATTAACTACAACCAGGTTTGTTGAGGCTGGTGTTCAATGGCTAATTCCTATTTTGGTTGCTTACAACTATGGGGTGACTACCACTGGATTTTTCCAATGTGCGATTATCATATCAACAACTTACCTGGGGCTCCTTAACAATGTCATGAGCCAAGAGTTTTTCCCTAGTATCACGCAAATGCCCATATCGAACATAGATAAGATCGAGGAACGTTGTAACGAACAACAGCTGTTTATTACACTGATCTCGGTACCTGTTATATTAATTGTTCTTGGTTTTTCTCCATATGGAATTAACGTTATCTTTAGTAGTGCTTTCTTGCCCGCAGTGACCATTCTAAAATGGCAACTGGTTGCGGACATCCTTAAATTTGCGAGTTGGAGTTACGGTTACCTAATTTTAGCCAAGGCTAGCAGGGGGTACTATGCAGCTACCCATTTAACATGGTCCTTTTCGTACCTGTTTGCGGCTATTGTGTTCCCTAGGTTCCTTGGATTGGAGGGTTATGGAATCGCAATTTTATTTGCATTCCTCGTTCATTACTTAATGGTTGTAATAGTTGTGTACTTGAAATTCAAAGCGAGAGTAACATTGAATAACAGTATAATTTTAGCCCTCTGCGTAGTGTATAGTGCTTTCATGGCACTTGTTGTGGATGATAAGAGAGTAAGTCTAGCTAACAGCCTGCTGAGTATTTCTGGGGCTTTTATAACTATCCTTTTTCTAGTATTAAATAATAAGACTCGTAAACGGTTCTTTTCACTAGTTTATAGAAGGTGA
- a CDS encoding acyltransferase has protein sequence MDLQYLPYDHRNIGSPVKISDFVWVAGNVTILPGVTIGEGAVIGAGSVVTKDIPPLAIAVGNPAEVRRWRDEEIYTKLKNEDMVLLKYESEGLVKQVTQMEGK, from the coding sequence TTGGATTTGCAATACCTTCCATATGACCATCGAAATATTGGTTCTCCTGTGAAGATATCCGACTTCGTCTGGGTCGCAGGGAATGTAACAATTCTTCCTGGTGTTACTATTGGCGAGGGTGCTGTCATTGGAGCGGGGAGTGTTGTTACCAAGGATATACCGCCCCTTGCCATTGCGGTTGGAAATCCTGCAGAGGTTAGGCGCTGGAGGGATGAAGAAATCTACACCAAGTTGAAAAATGAGGACATGGTGTTACTGAAATATGAGTCTGAAGGGCTCGTCAAACAGGTGACCCAAATGGAGGGTAAATAG
- a CDS encoding glycosyltransferase, whose product MSEIKMDLPIVSVIMSAYNENTIVSRAIESVLQQSYPNFELIIVDDCSTDSTLSILKSYQKKDPRIVVLCNSTNLGLTSSLIKGVSASRGRLITRIDADDFYHVDKIKRQVDLYNMNPLVRWNVVLSGEVAPDCTLLGIQSTDISNMNPSTIMEHMRTTENAFYHGAVMFEKSLYEQAGGYRPSFDGAEDFDLWLRFMEISEFGIIPEVLYYRETRETGISVKSAIKQAIVASGAIKCTRHRLNKLPEVDEIRTMQQTVVAKNDINTVINYIGLNRCWYLGCKIFPYNPSVSYPFIKASLSEKLRWRAVVKLGLAKLPIGITRLAVNTYRYGVKHTFVSFLFRHKMKERK is encoded by the coding sequence ATGAGTGAGATTAAAATGGATTTACCAATCGTATCAGTAATTATGAGTGCTTACAATGAGAATACGATAGTTTCTAGAGCTATTGAGAGCGTTTTGCAGCAAAGCTATCCAAACTTTGAACTTATAATAGTAGATGATTGTTCGACTGACTCCACACTATCAATTTTGAAAAGCTATCAAAAGAAGGACCCACGCATAGTAGTATTGTGTAATTCGACCAATTTGGGTCTTACATCGTCGTTAATTAAAGGTGTGTCAGCTTCCCGGGGGAGGTTAATAACCCGTATAGATGCTGATGACTTTTATCATGTAGATAAAATTAAGCGCCAGGTTGACCTTTACAACATGAATCCGCTAGTTAGATGGAATGTAGTATTGTCTGGGGAGGTTGCTCCAGACTGTACTTTACTTGGAATACAGTCTACTGATATAAGCAATATGAATCCGAGTACAATTATGGAACATATGCGTACCACTGAAAATGCCTTTTACCACGGAGCAGTGATGTTTGAAAAATCGCTTTATGAGCAAGCTGGTGGTTACCGACCCTCATTTGATGGGGCGGAGGACTTTGATCTTTGGTTACGTTTTATGGAGATATCTGAGTTTGGTATCATACCCGAAGTTCTATATTACAGGGAGACTAGGGAAACTGGCATATCCGTAAAGAGCGCGATAAAGCAAGCAATAGTGGCTAGTGGAGCAATAAAATGTACCAGACATCGCCTCAATAAGTTGCCGGAGGTAGATGAAATTCGGACCATGCAGCAAACTGTTGTAGCGAAAAACGACATAAACACAGTCATTAATTATATAGGACTAAATAGGTGTTGGTATTTAGGTTGCAAAATTTTCCCATACAACCCCTCGGTATCATATCCCTTTATTAAGGCTTCTCTTTCTGAGAAATTGCGGTGGAGAGCCGTAGTGAAGTTGGGGTTAGCGAAATTACCAATAGGAATTACAAGGCTAGCCGTGAATACCTATCGATATGGAGTAAAACATACGTTTGTCTCCTTCCTATTTAGGCACAAAATGAAGGAGAGGAAATAG
- a CDS encoding glycosyltransferase family 2 protein: MSFVNGLTIAICTMHREDDLLKCIKSIFRQSVFFDNYSSELIVVDDGALTKEYLDKIERFSSGKCPFIYKKKAKKGLIHSRVEAIRAATYEVVLFLDDDVELEDGYLDCLLQTYSSDQEVVAVGGVNVLQKEGFLGRLIKQIAGLTSRNPGRLSFSGFGGSMSLWALQEETFTSEFLSGCNMSFRLGTIRNIAVPDWLEGYSLGEDLYFSRHASRHGKVLVNPLLRVKHYESPFSRQPSSHTAYSRITNHYNLLRMDHRRSVSKFKIALSGLFLLASSVGKPQILKGYLKGLLWAAVSGS; the protein is encoded by the coding sequence ATGTCATTTGTAAACGGGCTTACTATTGCTATATGTACGATGCACCGTGAAGATGACCTCTTGAAATGCATTAAATCAATATTTAGACAGAGCGTGTTTTTTGACAACTACAGTAGCGAGTTGATTGTAGTTGATGATGGTGCGTTAACGAAAGAGTATTTAGACAAGATTGAAAGGTTCTCGAGTGGGAAATGTCCATTCATATACAAGAAGAAGGCTAAAAAAGGCCTCATTCATTCCCGTGTGGAAGCAATTAGGGCCGCCACATATGAGGTTGTGTTATTCCTTGATGATGATGTTGAACTTGAGGATGGATACCTTGACTGCTTATTGCAAACCTACTCATCTGATCAAGAGGTTGTTGCAGTCGGTGGAGTTAATGTTCTTCAAAAGGAAGGATTCTTGGGACGGTTAATAAAACAGATCGCAGGATTAACATCACGCAATCCTGGCAGGTTATCCTTCAGCGGGTTCGGCGGCAGTATGAGCCTCTGGGCTTTACAAGAAGAGACTTTTACAAGTGAATTTCTAAGTGGATGCAACATGTCATTTCGACTCGGTACTATCCGTAACATTGCTGTTCCGGATTGGCTTGAAGGATATTCTTTAGGCGAAGATCTGTATTTCTCACGCCACGCTTCACGCCACGGAAAGGTACTGGTTAATCCACTACTGAGGGTTAAACATTATGAATCTCCCTTTTCTCGCCAGCCAAGTTCTCATACTGCCTATAGTCGGATTACAAATCACTATAACCTACTGAGGATGGACCATCGTAGATCGGTGAGCAAATTTAAAATAGCGTTATCGGGACTTTTCTTACTTGCTTCTTCTGTTGGGAAACCGCAGATATTAAAAGGCTACTTAAAGGGATTGTTGTGGGCCGCTGTATCGGGCTCTTAA
- a CDS encoding glycosyltransferase family protein, with protein sequence MNEFAQMNIDVVFVENTGIRSPRLSDAKRLLKYLSGFNGNTKTTDNERSNVKVVKPLVLPPTNLIFRFLNRAFFIPRLSNKIRKIVREEKIDVGYVYLPTATSLDLLKDLNPRSVVYDCVSNFGGHPSAPVDILDTEERLVKISNLVLTDSDFLYDKMTKKHRNVNKIHHGVNLRKLSFHSYSSEISYGSACYFGTINDKLDFESIYRLAESGVKVTLIGKKQREVSNGIEYLEPMDWERLMSTLSAYDAFLIPYKSDEFMKGVIPAKIYECLYFGKPILYSGLYLPAPLSRLMYYCEGPEEYVTTWNGLKSTETRTKITERRELARAQSTQKNASTIIDWIIHSKV encoded by the coding sequence ATGAATGAATTTGCTCAAATGAACATTGATGTCGTGTTCGTGGAGAATACTGGCATAAGGTCGCCTCGGTTGTCTGATGCTAAGAGACTTCTAAAGTACTTAAGCGGATTTAATGGTAACACTAAAACGACTGACAACGAGAGGTCGAATGTTAAGGTTGTAAAACCATTGGTATTGCCACCAACTAACCTGATTTTTAGGTTTTTAAATAGAGCCTTTTTTATCCCAAGATTATCAAACAAGATTCGCAAAATAGTACGTGAGGAAAAGATTGACGTGGGTTATGTGTACTTGCCGACCGCTACATCTCTAGATTTGCTAAAGGACCTTAATCCGCGTTCAGTTGTTTATGACTGTGTATCGAATTTTGGAGGACATCCAAGCGCTCCGGTAGATATCCTTGACACAGAAGAACGTCTTGTTAAAATTTCCAATCTTGTGCTGACGGACTCTGACTTTTTATACGATAAAATGACCAAGAAGCATAGGAATGTAAATAAAATCCACCATGGTGTAAATCTTAGAAAGTTAAGTTTTCATAGTTATTCTAGTGAAATTTCTTACGGAAGCGCATGCTATTTTGGAACTATTAACGATAAACTCGATTTCGAATCAATTTACCGGTTGGCCGAAAGTGGAGTAAAAGTTACCTTAATAGGGAAGAAACAGCGTGAAGTGTCAAACGGAATTGAATATCTTGAGCCGATGGATTGGGAAAGATTAATGTCAACTTTAAGCGCTTACGATGCTTTTCTAATTCCGTACAAATCTGACGAGTTCATGAAGGGCGTCATTCCTGCCAAGATTTATGAGTGTCTATATTTTGGTAAACCGATTCTATACTCTGGTTTATATCTCCCAGCTCCCCTCAGTCGTCTAATGTATTATTGCGAAGGTCCGGAGGAGTATGTTACTACTTGGAACGGTTTAAAGAGCACCGAAACCAGGACTAAAATCACGGAGCGAAGAGAATTGGCACGGGCTCAGTCCACGCAGAAAAATGCATCAACCATCATAGATTGGATAATCCATTCTAAGGTCTAA